One part of the [Pantoea] beijingensis genome encodes these proteins:
- a CDS encoding alpha/beta fold hydrolase, producing MTTLGNSPFIDGFELKDAHLPGGIRMRFAIGGQGAPLVLLHGHPQTHVTWWKIAPTLAKYFTVIMPDLRGYGDSDKPAGDIEHRQYSKKVMAKDIVSLMNVLGYASFSFVGHDRGGRVGHRLALDYPQSVNRCVFIDIAPTATMYALTDQRFATRYFWWFFLIQPAPLPEKMIGHDPAFFLQRHIDGQIKTPGATEPAIFAEYLRCYRKPETLHAICEDYRAAATIDLQDDAQDSEKRINCPLQLLWGEKGTVGQLYDVIATWQEKARHVEGMALPCGHVPHEEIPQQMLAVMLPFLQA from the coding sequence TAAGGATGCCCATTTACCGGGCGGTATCCGTATGCGTTTTGCTATTGGTGGGCAGGGGGCTCCGCTTGTTTTATTGCACGGGCATCCACAGACACATGTCACCTGGTGGAAGATAGCCCCCACGCTGGCGAAATATTTTACGGTGATCATGCCTGATCTGCGTGGCTATGGCGATAGCGATAAGCCTGCCGGCGATATCGAACATCGACAATATTCAAAAAAAGTCATGGCGAAGGATATTGTGTCGCTGATGAATGTATTGGGATATGCGTCATTTTCCTTTGTTGGGCACGATCGCGGAGGTCGGGTGGGACATCGCCTTGCGCTAGATTATCCGCAAAGCGTTAACCGCTGTGTCTTTATTGATATTGCTCCCACAGCGACTATGTATGCCCTCACCGATCAACGTTTTGCGACGCGCTATTTTTGGTGGTTTTTTCTGATACAACCCGCGCCGTTACCGGAAAAAATGATTGGTCACGATCCGGCTTTTTTTCTCCAACGGCATATTGATGGGCAGATAAAAACCCCCGGTGCAACGGAACCGGCTATTTTTGCTGAATATCTGAGGTGTTACCGTAAACCGGAGACGCTGCATGCTATCTGTGAGGATTACCGGGCAGCAGCAACAATTGATTTACAGGATGATGCTCAGGATAGTGAAAAACGAATCAACTGCCCGCTACAGCTGTTGTGGGGAGAAAAGGGGACGGTCGGCCAGTTATATGACGTGATTGCGACCTGGCAAGAAAAAGCGCGTCATGTAGAAGGAATGGCACTTCCCTGCGGTCATGTCCCGCATGAAGAGATCCCGCAGCAAATGCTGGCAGTGATGTTGCCCTTTCTTCAGGCATGA